The Opitutales bacterium ASA1 genome window below encodes:
- a CDS encoding acyltransferase family protein translates to MTVEGASFVAPAQRVVHLDAVRAFALVLGVVFHAALSFMPVFTGWAVMDVSTSWGVAGFVLVSHAFRMEVFFLVAGYFGHLAFHRDGAGEFVRARFVRLVVPFVVGWFVLRPLIVSGWIMGAASLRGEVDVVAGLKGGFASLGTLPAGIFTGSHLWFLYYLVLITAIVLVVRGVVRRVGGSSDRVAAWGDAGVAWIGRTAWSPLVLAVPTALALGHMRGWGMDTPDQSLRPHFPVLGVYGACFALGWFLRRGGDALTTFSRPGIVRVVLCVLAVATALLLAGVEGEPSHARYAELRRVFQFAYAVMMWTLVMLTLGVFECVCRRPNAAIRYVADSSYWMYLVHLPVVVWLQVTVAEWPFHWAIKIVGVSGVAVAVSLVTYDLFVRSTLVGRVLNGRRRPRIAGRWVRGARAALHARAAAR, encoded by the coding sequence ATGACGGTGGAGGGAGCGAGTTTCGTCGCGCCCGCGCAGCGCGTGGTGCATCTCGACGCGGTGCGTGCCTTCGCGCTCGTGCTCGGAGTCGTGTTTCACGCGGCCTTGTCGTTCATGCCCGTGTTCACGGGGTGGGCGGTGATGGATGTCTCGACGAGTTGGGGGGTGGCCGGGTTCGTCCTGGTGAGCCACGCGTTTCGGATGGAGGTGTTCTTTCTCGTCGCGGGTTACTTCGGGCATCTTGCGTTCCACCGCGACGGAGCCGGGGAATTCGTGCGCGCTCGTTTCGTGCGGCTGGTCGTGCCGTTCGTCGTCGGATGGTTCGTGCTGCGTCCGTTGATCGTGTCGGGCTGGATCATGGGTGCGGCGAGCCTGCGGGGCGAGGTGGACGTCGTGGCCGGTCTGAAGGGGGGCTTCGCGTCCCTCGGTACGCTGCCGGCTGGCATTTTCACCGGCAGCCATCTCTGGTTCCTCTACTACCTCGTGTTGATCACGGCGATCGTGCTGGTCGTCCGAGGCGTGGTGCGACGCGTCGGTGGTTCGAGCGATCGTGTCGCGGCATGGGGAGACGCCGGCGTCGCGTGGATCGGGCGCACGGCGTGGTCGCCGCTCGTGCTGGCCGTGCCGACGGCCCTGGCGCTCGGGCACATGCGTGGTTGGGGAATGGATACACCGGATCAGTCTTTGCGACCGCACTTTCCCGTGCTGGGTGTGTACGGTGCCTGTTTCGCGCTCGGGTGGTTTTTGCGCCGCGGCGGTGACGCCCTGACGACGTTTTCCCGTCCGGGGATCGTGCGGGTGGTCCTGTGCGTGCTCGCGGTGGCGACGGCGCTCTTGCTGGCGGGAGTCGAAGGCGAGCCTTCGCATGCGCGTTACGCGGAGCTCCGGCGGGTGTTCCAATTCGCTTACGCAGTCATGATGTGGACGCTCGTGATGCTCACGCTAGGGGTCTTCGAGTGTGTGTGCCGCAGGCCGAACGCGGCGATTCGTTACGTGGCTGATTCGTCGTACTGGATGTATCTCGTGCACCTGCCGGTCGTCGTGTGGTTGCAGGTGACGGTCGCCGAGTGGCCGTTTCATTGGGCGATCAAAATCGTCGGCGTGAGCGGCGTAGCGGTGGCGGTGTCGCTCGTGACCTACGATCTCTTCGTGCGGTCGACCTTGGTCGGGCGCGTGCTCAACGGCCGTCGGCGTCCGCGGATTGCGGGGAGGTGGGTGCGGGGCGCCCGAGCGGCGCTGCACGCGCGTGCCGCTGCGAGGTGA
- the kduI gene encoding 5-dehydro-4-deoxy-D-glucuronate isomerase, giving the protein MKFVSSVHPDDVELLSTDDLRERFLVSDLFEAGEVKLIYWEVDRTVVGGVVPTAGPLALDAPAGLRSASFCERRELGVINLGGDGSIEVDGTSHAMAHLDGLYVGRGVKKIVFTSADAEKPARFYLLSYTAHTAYPTTHIPCAGVKADKLGAPETANLRLLRKYIAPGLVQSCQLTMGLTVMESGSVWNTMPPHTHLRRSEVYCYTKVAPGNVVFHFMGEPHATRHLVMEEGQVVLSPPWSIHMGCGNGAYGFVWGMGGENQEFSDMDFIPARELR; this is encoded by the coding sequence ATGAAATTCGTATCCTCCGTTCATCCCGACGACGTCGAGCTGCTCTCGACCGACGACCTTCGCGAGCGTTTCCTCGTGTCCGACCTTTTCGAGGCGGGCGAGGTGAAGTTGATCTACTGGGAGGTCGACCGGACCGTGGTGGGTGGCGTCGTTCCGACTGCGGGACCGCTCGCGCTCGATGCGCCGGCCGGCCTGCGTTCCGCCTCCTTCTGCGAGCGCCGCGAACTCGGCGTGATCAACCTCGGCGGCGACGGCTCGATCGAGGTCGACGGCACTTCGCACGCGATGGCGCATCTCGACGGCCTCTACGTCGGTCGCGGGGTGAAGAAGATCGTTTTCACTTCGGCCGACGCCGAGAAACCCGCGCGCTTCTACCTGCTGAGCTACACCGCGCACACCGCATACCCGACGACTCACATCCCGTGCGCGGGCGTGAAGGCCGACAAGCTCGGTGCGCCCGAGACGGCCAACCTTCGGCTCCTGCGCAAGTACATCGCACCCGGCCTCGTGCAGAGCTGCCAGCTCACGATGGGCCTCACCGTGATGGAGTCGGGCAGCGTGTGGAACACCATGCCGCCGCACACGCATCTCCGCCGTTCCGAGGTGTATTGTTACACCAAGGTGGCACCCGGCAACGTAGTCTTTCACTTCATGGGTGAGCCGCACGCCACGCGCCACCTCGTGATGGAGGAGGGACAGGTCGTCCTGTCTCCGCCGTGGTCGATCCACATGGGCTGCGGCAACGGTGCCTACGGTTTCGTCTGGGGCATGGGCGGCGAGAACCAGGAGTTCTCCGACATGGACTTCATCCCCGCGCGCGAACTGCGCTGA
- the kduD gene encoding 2-dehydro-3-deoxy-D-gluconate 5-dehydrogenase KduD, with the protein MSSILEKFKLDGKTAVVTGASRGLGAGIALALAEAGADIVAVDIGSTAETEEKVRALGRKALGVVANLSDRSTIPTVIAEGSKLTGHLDILVNNAGIIRRADFVDFTEKDWDDVMGINIDAVFFLSQAFVRHVLARQGTGKVINIASMLSFQGGIRVPSYTSSKSAVQGLTRLMANELASKGMNFNAIAPGYMATDNTAQLRADEARNKAILDRIPAARWGEPSDLMGTAVFLASAASDYVNGYTIAVDGGWLAR; encoded by the coding sequence ATGAGCTCGATCCTCGAAAAGTTCAAACTGGATGGAAAGACCGCCGTCGTCACCGGAGCCTCACGCGGCCTCGGCGCCGGCATCGCACTCGCGCTGGCCGAAGCCGGAGCCGACATCGTCGCCGTCGACATCGGGTCGACGGCCGAGACCGAAGAGAAGGTCCGCGCCCTCGGTCGCAAGGCCCTCGGCGTCGTCGCCAATCTCTCCGACCGCAGCACGATCCCGACGGTGATCGCCGAGGGCTCCAAGCTCACCGGCCATCTCGACATCCTCGTCAACAACGCCGGCATCATCCGCCGCGCCGACTTCGTCGACTTCACGGAGAAGGATTGGGACGACGTCATGGGCATCAACATCGACGCCGTCTTCTTCCTCAGTCAGGCGTTCGTGCGTCACGTGCTCGCGCGTCAGGGCACGGGCAAGGTGATCAACATCGCCTCCATGCTCTCGTTCCAAGGCGGCATCCGCGTGCCTTCCTACACCTCGTCGAAGAGCGCGGTCCAAGGCCTCACGCGCCTCATGGCCAACGAACTCGCCTCCAAGGGCATGAACTTCAACGCCATCGCCCCCGGCTACATGGCGACCGACAACACCGCGCAGCTCCGTGCCGACGAGGCCCGCAACAAGGCGATCCTCGACCGCATCCCGGCCGCACGTTGGGGCGAGCCGTCGGACCTCATGGGCACCGCCGTCTTCCTGGCCTCGGCGGCTTCCGACTACGTCAACGGTTACACCATCGCCGTCGACGGCGGCTGGCTCGCCCGCTGA
- a CDS encoding DUF4861 domain-containing protein, which produces MKTRLALLLACVLPIAAFATERVTITVAHDLDIARQSETITVPWSEISSRMPGALLQRIAVRNWKGESIPYQVTNVAPQSKDPEKKGIAYGDLIFQHDFAAGEKSAVFTVEKIDTVAPVFPTKVFARYVPERLDDFAWENDKVAHRTYGPALGAPAEPGSGKEVLVASGLDVWSKRVDYPIVDRWYNKGHDHYHTDQGEGMDMYQVGPTRGCGGTGIWDGKTLAVGRNYRAWKVIANGPIRAIFELAYDAWDAHGIQVSETKRFTVDAGHQLDRIESTFTVVSGSAATVNAAVGLNKNPADRGQEPKIEVVRDPALGLVAQWIEQKTNDSLGTAVLLPGVGATSAEDDRNLLVVAPATPGQPLRYWAGAAWSRAGEITSKDAWEAYLRDFARRVQSPVRVSIAP; this is translated from the coding sequence ATGAAGACGCGACTCGCCCTTCTCCTCGCGTGCGTGCTCCCGATCGCCGCGTTCGCCACCGAACGCGTCACGATCACGGTCGCGCACGACCTCGACATCGCCCGGCAGTCAGAGACGATCACCGTCCCGTGGTCGGAGATTTCCTCGCGCATGCCGGGTGCGCTTCTCCAGCGCATCGCGGTGCGAAACTGGAAGGGCGAGTCCATCCCGTATCAGGTCACCAACGTAGCGCCGCAATCCAAGGATCCCGAGAAGAAGGGGATCGCCTACGGTGACTTGATCTTCCAGCACGATTTCGCCGCCGGTGAGAAGTCGGCGGTGTTCACGGTCGAGAAGATCGACACCGTCGCGCCCGTGTTTCCGACGAAGGTCTTCGCCCGATACGTGCCGGAGCGGCTCGACGACTTCGCGTGGGAGAACGACAAGGTCGCCCATCGCACCTATGGGCCGGCGCTGGGTGCACCAGCCGAGCCCGGCTCGGGCAAAGAGGTGCTCGTGGCCAGTGGACTCGACGTGTGGAGCAAACGCGTGGACTACCCGATCGTCGATCGCTGGTACAACAAGGGCCACGACCACTACCACACCGACCAGGGAGAGGGGATGGACATGTATCAGGTCGGTCCGACGCGTGGATGCGGCGGCACCGGCATCTGGGACGGCAAGACCCTCGCGGTCGGCCGCAACTACAGAGCTTGGAAGGTGATCGCCAACGGACCGATCCGAGCGATCTTCGAACTCGCCTACGACGCGTGGGACGCGCACGGTATCCAAGTTTCGGAGACGAAACGCTTCACCGTCGACGCCGGGCACCAGCTCGATCGGATCGAAAGCACGTTCACGGTAGTGTCGGGTTCGGCCGCGACGGTGAACGCGGCGGTCGGCTTGAACAAGAACCCTGCCGACCGGGGGCAAGAGCCGAAGATCGAGGTCGTGCGTGATCCGGCGCTCGGACTCGTCGCACAATGGATCGAGCAGAAGACCAACGATTCGCTCGGAACCGCGGTGCTCCTGCCAGGGGTGGGTGCGACTTCGGCCGAAGACGACCGTAACCTCCTCGTCGTTGCGCCGGCTACGCCGGGGCAGCCGTTGCGCTATTGGGCGGGAGCCGCGTGGTCGCGCGCGGGCGAGATCACGAGCAAGGATGCGTGGGAAGCCTACCTGCGCGACTTCGCCCGCCGGGTGCAGTCGCCGGTGCGCGTGTCGATCGCGCCCTGA
- a CDS encoding TRAP transporter substrate-binding protein, producing the protein MRKDLSFLFLGLVLGALVTAGVFVGVLRSGGSTAAGGGPTVIKLAHVLDRSHPVHKGMEEMDRRLRELSGGTVELLIIPNSPLGSETECLSQVRSGALAMTKVSAASLESFVPEMAVFSLPYLFRDREHFWKVLEGPIGEELLQAGDSVGIHGLCYYDSGSRSFYTVGKPILTPEDVKGMKIRVMQSPMAMDLIRTLGGAPTPIAWGELYTALQQGMVDGAENNEPSLSTSRHYEVAKHYSLDEHTSIPDVLVMSKQAWDRLPPHVQAWVTQAARESVPYQRKVWEEQVERSMAEIKAAGVTIHRPDKAPFVEASAPMYAPFEGKPLGILAQRIREVK; encoded by the coding sequence ATGAGAAAAGACCTCTCCTTCCTCTTCCTCGGGCTCGTCCTCGGAGCCCTCGTCACGGCCGGCGTCTTCGTGGGCGTCCTGCGCTCCGGCGGCTCGACCGCAGCAGGCGGCGGTCCCACCGTGATCAAACTCGCGCACGTGCTCGACCGTTCCCATCCCGTGCACAAAGGCATGGAGGAGATGGACCGCCGCCTGCGCGAACTCTCCGGTGGCACGGTCGAGTTGCTCATCATCCCCAACAGCCCGCTCGGCTCCGAGACCGAGTGCCTCTCGCAGGTGCGCAGCGGTGCGCTCGCCATGACGAAGGTCTCGGCCGCGTCACTCGAGAGTTTCGTGCCCGAGATGGCCGTGTTCAGCCTTCCCTACCTCTTCCGCGACCGGGAGCACTTCTGGAAAGTCCTCGAAGGCCCGATCGGCGAGGAACTCCTCCAAGCCGGCGACAGCGTGGGCATCCACGGTCTGTGTTACTACGATTCCGGAAGTCGCAGCTTCTACACGGTCGGAAAGCCGATTCTCACCCCCGAGGACGTGAAAGGCATGAAGATCCGCGTCATGCAGAGCCCGATGGCCATGGACCTCATTCGCACCCTCGGCGGCGCGCCCACTCCGATCGCATGGGGTGAGCTCTACACCGCGCTCCAACAAGGCATGGTCGACGGTGCCGAAAACAACGAGCCCAGCCTCTCCACCAGCAGGCACTACGAAGTGGCCAAACACTACTCGCTAGACGAACACACGAGCATCCCCGACGTGCTCGTGATGAGCAAACAGGCGTGGGATCGCCTGCCGCCGCACGTGCAGGCGTGGGTCACGCAGGCCGCCCGCGAGTCGGTGCCCTATCAACGCAAGGTCTGGGAGGAGCAGGTGGAGCGCTCCATGGCCGAGATCAAAGCCGCCGGAGTCACGATCCACCGCCCCGACAAGGCGCCCTTCGTCGAAGCCTCGGCGCCGATGTACGCGCCGTTCGAAGGCAAACCGCTCGGCATCCTCGCCCAGCGCATCCGGGAGGTGAAATGA
- a CDS encoding TRAP transporter small permease → MSAPATLRSSPGWWLAIVRGLEGLTVALFGALTLVVLWGVFSRYVMGAQSTWTDELARYLLVWVSLVGASLMFREHGHLGVDYFVSKLHPDVQRVGAVFSELVVIAFALVALGIGGTKLVLDAFHANEMTSALGIRVGWLHLAAPLSGLFMAAFAVEHLLTRHLSFPAAKEDQS, encoded by the coding sequence ATGAGCGCGCCTGCGACTTTGCGTTCCTCGCCCGGCTGGTGGCTCGCGATCGTGCGCGGGCTCGAAGGGCTCACGGTTGCGCTCTTCGGAGCGCTCACGCTCGTGGTGTTGTGGGGCGTGTTTTCCCGTTACGTGATGGGCGCACAAAGCACGTGGACGGACGAACTCGCGCGCTACCTGCTCGTGTGGGTTTCGCTCGTCGGTGCGTCTCTGATGTTTCGTGAGCACGGGCACCTCGGGGTCGACTACTTCGTGAGCAAACTCCATCCCGACGTGCAGCGTGTAGGCGCCGTGTTCTCCGAGTTGGTCGTGATCGCTTTCGCACTCGTGGCTCTGGGGATCGGCGGCACGAAGCTCGTGCTCGACGCGTTTCATGCCAACGAAATGACCTCCGCCCTCGGCATTCGCGTCGGGTGGCTGCACCTTGCCGCGCCGTTGAGCGGACTGTTCATGGCCGCTTTCGCGGTCGAGCATCTGCTCACGCGCCACCTGTCGTTCCCCGCAGCGAAGGAGGACCAATCGTGA
- a CDS encoding TRAP transporter large permease, giving the protein MSAEIVVLLVVFVGLLILNVPVAVAIGVSALAMIATLGHVPTAFLMAERMSNGINSFPLLAIPFFVLSGVLMGQGGMARRLMDFAAAMVGRLPGGLAYVNTLSCMLFGAVSGSAAAAVSSIGGFMIPQMKEKGYSKEFAVALTATSATTGLLIPPSNIMIVYAVVSGGVSVAGLFMAGVVPGMLIGFLLMVASAVLMRVGGHSKAGVAQVPRFWPAFFGALPSLLLIFIVLGGILGGVFSPTEASAIAVAYAVVLGGFFYRQLGWADVPKILLIAAKTTSVVMLLIGASQAMSWVLTYENIPQMVSEAMLTLSANPLMVFLLINVLLLLVGTFMDMTPAVLIFTPIFLPVVVELGMHPVHFGIMMIANLCIGLCTPPVGTCLFVGCSVGGTTIARTTLPAIPFFLAMLVGLLLVTYVPWFSMALPGWLNLF; this is encoded by the coding sequence GTGAGCGCCGAAATCGTCGTCTTGCTCGTCGTCTTCGTCGGGCTGCTGATCCTCAACGTCCCGGTGGCGGTCGCCATCGGTGTCTCCGCTCTCGCCATGATCGCCACGCTCGGCCACGTGCCCACCGCGTTCCTGATGGCCGAGCGAATGTCGAACGGCATCAACAGCTTTCCGCTTCTCGCGATCCCGTTCTTCGTCCTCTCCGGCGTGCTCATGGGACAAGGCGGCATGGCGCGGCGGTTGATGGACTTCGCCGCTGCCATGGTCGGTCGTCTCCCGGGCGGACTCGCCTACGTGAACACGCTCTCGTGCATGCTCTTCGGCGCGGTCTCCGGCTCCGCCGCGGCGGCGGTGTCTTCGATCGGCGGTTTCATGATCCCGCAGATGAAGGAGAAGGGCTACTCGAAGGAGTTCGCCGTCGCCCTCACCGCGACCTCCGCCACGACCGGACTGCTCATCCCGCCGAGCAACATCATGATCGTCTATGCCGTCGTGTCGGGCGGAGTGTCGGTGGCGGGTTTGTTCATGGCCGGTGTCGTGCCCGGCATGTTGATCGGCTTTCTCCTCATGGTGGCGAGCGCGGTCCTCATGCGCGTGGGCGGGCACAGCAAGGCGGGTGTCGCGCAAGTGCCGCGTTTCTGGCCCGCCTTCTTCGGTGCACTGCCCAGCCTGTTGCTCATCTTCATCGTCCTCGGCGGTATCCTCGGTGGCGTCTTCTCGCCGACGGAAGCCTCCGCCATCGCCGTCGCGTACGCGGTGGTGCTCGGTGGGTTCTTCTACCGGCAGCTCGGCTGGGCCGACGTCCCCAAAATCCTCCTCATCGCCGCCAAGACCACTTCGGTGGTGATGCTCCTCATCGGCGCGAGCCAAGCCATGAGCTGGGTGCTCACCTACGAAAACATCCCGCAGATGGTCAGCGAAGCGATGCTCACGCTTTCGGCCAACCCGCTCATGGTCTTCCTGCTCATCAACGTGCTCCTGCTCCTCGTCGGCACGTTCATGGACATGACACCCGCGGTGCTGATTTTCACGCCCATCTTCCTGCCCGTGGTGGTGGAACTCGGCATGCACCCCGTGCACTTCGGCATCATGATGATCGCCAATCTGTGCATCGGCCTCTGCACGCCGCCGGTCGGCACGTGCCTCTTCGTCGGTTGCAGCGTAGGCGGCACGACGATCGCGCGCACCACGCTTCCGGCGATCCCGTTCTTCCTCGCCATGCTCGTCGGCCTGCTGCTCGTGACCTACGTGCCGTGGTTCTCGATGGCGCTCCCCGGTTGGTTGAACCTGTTCTGA
- a CDS encoding pectinesterase family protein, with protein sequence MLSVKLVPLFAALVCVVTSIHAATTTIHTIGDSTMADKPRLEHPERGWGQLLPEYLAGRSAVVKNYAMNGRSSKSFIDEGRWATVLENLAADDWVIIQFGHNDQKDQSPDRYAAPDTDYRANLVRFVRETREKGAHPILATSVARRRWSEAGELIDTHGRYLEVVREVGAAENVPVLELAERTADMIRRRGVERSKDFFLWFEPGVLQTAPKGLQDDTHFSKLGARRVAGLAVEEIHRLGLPLAQHLRLLPRDPDFVVVAADGSGHVKTIQAAIESVQWHRADPVEIFIKRGRYEGRVVVPRERPNLHFVGEDRDGVVIEALANERLQPGGGWPARSAFVVEADDVTIENLTIRNTTPKGGSQAEALYVNGDRCVVRNCAFYSFQDTLNLSGRVYVENCYVEGDVDFAWGYGSVVFKDCELKAVHDGYYVQSRNAVGRVGMVFIDCTLSAGPETQRCWLARIEVDRFPGSEVAWIRCRMGPHIPAEGWIVTGNERKDLLRFLEHGSMDLAGNPIDLAGRHSDARPPTAEELELLGDPARLFAGSDGWQPLR encoded by the coding sequence GTGCTTTCCGTGAAACTCGTTCCGCTCTTCGCGGCGCTCGTCTGCGTCGTCACCAGTATCCACGCGGCAACTACGACGATCCACACGATCGGCGACTCGACCATGGCGGACAAACCCCGCCTCGAGCACCCCGAGCGCGGCTGGGGGCAGTTGTTGCCCGAGTATCTCGCGGGTCGCTCCGCCGTGGTGAAGAACTACGCGATGAACGGCCGCAGTTCGAAGTCGTTCATCGACGAGGGCCGCTGGGCCACGGTGCTCGAGAACCTCGCCGCCGACGACTGGGTGATCATCCAGTTCGGGCACAACGACCAGAAGGATCAGAGCCCCGACCGTTACGCGGCACCCGATACGGACTACCGGGCCAACCTCGTGCGCTTCGTCCGCGAGACTCGCGAGAAGGGTGCGCATCCGATCCTCGCGACCTCGGTCGCGCGCCGCCGGTGGTCGGAGGCCGGCGAGTTGATCGATACGCACGGCCGATACCTCGAGGTGGTCCGCGAGGTCGGAGCCGCGGAGAACGTCCCCGTGCTCGAACTCGCCGAACGCACCGCCGACATGATCCGCCGCCGAGGCGTCGAGCGCTCGAAGGACTTCTTCCTTTGGTTCGAACCCGGCGTGCTCCAGACCGCGCCCAAGGGCCTCCAGGACGACACGCACTTTTCCAAACTCGGAGCGCGCCGCGTCGCCGGGCTCGCCGTGGAGGAGATCCACCGCCTCGGCCTCCCGCTCGCGCAACACCTGCGTCTGCTCCCGCGCGACCCCGATTTCGTCGTCGTCGCCGCCGACGGCTCGGGACACGTGAAGACGATCCAAGCCGCGATCGAAAGCGTGCAGTGGCACCGCGCCGACCCGGTCGAGATCTTCATCAAGCGCGGCCGCTACGAAGGTCGTGTCGTCGTGCCGCGCGAACGACCCAACCTGCACTTCGTCGGCGAGGATCGCGACGGCGTCGTGATCGAGGCGCTGGCCAACGAACGTCTCCAACCCGGCGGCGGCTGGCCGGCTCGCTCCGCATTCGTCGTAGAAGCCGACGATGTGACGATCGAGAACCTCACCATCCGCAACACGACGCCCAAGGGCGGCTCGCAGGCCGAAGCGCTCTACGTGAACGGCGATCGCTGCGTCGTGCGCAACTGCGCGTTCTACAGTTTCCAAGACACGCTCAACCTCTCCGGCCGCGTGTATGTGGAAAACTGCTACGTCGAGGGCGACGTCGACTTCGCGTGGGGCTACGGTTCGGTCGTGTTCAAGGACTGCGAACTGAAGGCCGTGCACGACGGCTACTACGTGCAGTCGCGCAACGCTGTCGGCCGCGTCGGCATGGTCTTCATCGACTGCACGCTCAGCGCCGGCCCGGAGACGCAGCGCTGTTGGCTCGCCCGCATCGAAGTGGACCGCTTCCCAGGAAGCGAAGTCGCATGGATTCGCTGCCGCATGGGCCCTCACATCCCGGCCGAGGGTTGGATCGTCACCGGCAACGAGCGCAAGGACCTCCTGCGCTTCCTCGAACACGGCTCGATGGACCTCGCAGGAAACCCGATCGACCTCGCCGGCCGCCACTCCGACGCCCGCCCGCCGACGGCCGAAGAACTCGAACTCCTCGGCGACCCCGCCCGCCTGTTCGCCGGCTCCGACGGCTGGCAGCCGTTGCGCTGA
- a CDS encoding hypothetical protein (frameshifted, insertion/deletion at around 1957220) → MRREHPVRTLCRLLEVSASGYYAWRRREPSARQMHDTDLKRRIAAVHRRSRGNYGAPRIVAELRAAGTPISKRRCARLMREMRLRGRKRQRRRPRTTDSSHGKTVPANLLAERPQPTGPDEVWVSDITYIKTREGWCYLAVIMDLWSRMIVGWAVALTLHAGLAIAALYRALACRKPRPGLMHHSDRGSQYADGDYQNILAEHHIARSMSRAGNCYDNAAAESFFSTFKTESGIEESIPPDHRDVELASFDYIETFYNRTRRHSSLGYLSPVAFENQRFEHDTKTA, encoded by the coding sequence TTGAGGCGCGAGCATCCCGTCCGCACGCTTTGCCGACTCTTGGAGGTGTCCGCGAGCGGCTACTACGCCTGGCGCCGTCGCGAGCCCTCGGCGCGGCAGATGCACGACACCGATCTCAAACGACGAATAGCAGCCGTCCATCGCCGCAGCCGGGGCAACTACGGAGCCCCACGCATCGTCGCGGAACTACGAGCGGCAGGCACGCCCATCAGCAAACGCCGTTGCGCCCGACTGATGCGCGAGATGCGCCTGCGCGGTCGCAAACGGCAGCGACGGCGTCCCCGCACCACCGACAGCTCGCACGGCAAGACGGTGCCGGCGAACCTGCTCGCCGAACGGCCGCAGCCCACCGGCCCCGACGAAGTCTGGGTCTCGGACATCACCTACATCAAAACCCGAGAAGGCTGGTGCTATCTGGCCGTGATCATGGACCTGTGGAGTCGCATGATAGTCGGCTGGGCCGTCGCGCTCACCCTGCACGCCGGCCTGGCGATCGCCGCGCTGTATCGTGCGCTCGCATGCCGAAAACCTCGCCCCGGACTGATGCATCACTCCGATCGCGGCAGCCAGTACGCCGACGGGGATTATCAAAACATCCTCGCCGAACATCACATCGCTCGAAGCATGAGCCGCGCGGGCAACTGTTACGACAACGCCGCGGCGGAATCGTTCTTCAGTACCTTCAAGACCGAAAGCGGCATCGAAGAGTCGATTCCGCCCGATCATCGTGACGTCGAACTTGCCAGCTTCGACTACATCGAGACCTTCTACAACCGAACAAGGCGCCACAGCTCGCTCGGTTACCTCTCACCTGTGGCCTTCGAAAATCAACGATTCGAACATGACACCAAGACCGCCTGA
- the gshAB gene encoding bifunctional glutamate--cysteine ligase GshA/glutathione synthetase GshB, with translation MDTSSLELSTQALIAEALRRGVEVEVLDATDNFVALRRDGRTEYVKQATRTSADTYVSALLMENKAVTKHVLAAAGLRTPGGARYDDEATAAGDFARHAGRRLVVKPNATNFGEGVALLGVDAGEVEYRAAVAAAFALDRTVLVEEFVEGREFRFLVIGGATRAVLHRVPANVTGDGMRDIAALVAEKNRDPKRGEGYRKPLEKIRLGEVETAFLAGQGLTSASVPAVGETVYLRRNSNISTGGDSIDFTDTMPAVYRRLAERATAAAGANICGLDMIIPDATDAREDAAYSILELNFNPALHIHDYPAIGENRRVERYVLDEIGFPERRPTKTH, from the coding sequence ATGGATACATCGAGTCTGGAGTTGTCCACGCAGGCCCTGATCGCGGAAGCGCTGCGGCGCGGGGTGGAGGTCGAGGTGCTGGACGCGACGGACAACTTCGTCGCGTTGCGGCGTGACGGTCGCACCGAATACGTGAAACAGGCGACGCGCACCTCCGCCGATACCTACGTCAGCGCCCTGCTGATGGAGAACAAGGCGGTGACGAAGCACGTGCTCGCGGCGGCGGGTCTGCGCACGCCCGGAGGCGCGCGCTACGACGACGAAGCGACGGCGGCGGGCGATTTCGCGCGCCACGCGGGTCGGCGCCTCGTGGTGAAGCCCAACGCGACGAATTTCGGCGAAGGGGTGGCGCTGCTCGGCGTAGACGCAGGCGAAGTGGAGTATCGGGCGGCGGTGGCGGCGGCCTTCGCGCTCGACCGTACGGTGCTGGTGGAGGAGTTCGTCGAGGGACGGGAGTTCCGGTTTCTCGTGATCGGCGGGGCGACGCGCGCGGTGCTGCACCGTGTGCCGGCGAACGTGACGGGTGACGGGATGCGCGACATCGCGGCGCTCGTGGCGGAGAAGAACCGCGACCCGAAGCGCGGCGAGGGCTACCGCAAACCGCTGGAGAAGATCCGGCTCGGCGAAGTCGAAACGGCGTTCCTGGCCGGACAGGGTCTCACGTCGGCGAGCGTGCCGGCGGTCGGGGAAACGGTGTATCTGCGCAGGAACTCGAACATCAGCACCGGTGGAGACAGTATCGACTTCACGGATACGATGCCGGCGGTGTATCGGCGCCTCGCCGAACGGGCGACTGCGGCCGCGGGCGCCAACATCTGCGGGCTGGACATGATCATCCCGGACGCGACCGATGCACGGGAGGACGCGGCCTACTCGATCCTGGAACTGAACTTCAACCCCGCCCTCCACATCCACGACTATCCCGCGATCGGCGAGAACCGACGGGTGGAGCGTTACGTTCTCGACGAGATCGGATTCCCGGAGCGTCGGCCGACGAAGACGCACTGA